A region from the Brachyspira pilosicoli genome encodes:
- a CDS encoding methyl-accepting chemotaxis protein, protein MKKGLMSKFIFTFSIFLFASFVLIYLIYKPIYIDKFLKEKHFQTLNLKNITEGKINEIKNTVNTVINNLEANPNIETIGNFFTNIAKSQEGYLNVYYGETVPYSQGGVFINTLTEYDRSYDQTSRDWYKNAVLTNDVYISEPYIDFIVNELTVTFSKAAYTNNSLLGVFSIDFTDINGIIEDVKKNFDGECNIVSQEGIYITHDDKKYLLNKDNNLFTDPLFANFKDNFSSHLNETKIYKDKWYSIQTLSNAPWILIFKGDARNINIQYHLIMLVILLIMIVLIIIEVLLVSKVIKPLNHSIEIIDLMKEGNFNSNFNKKDLSLKDESGHLTNSLNDMQEKISQIVYGIKSHIDGIKNSTAQISNGIYNLSDRTSSQAAAIEEITSSIESLFSSISETSKHSNLVKDMGIKVRDFSKSGVEAVNKISDNMYDISSSSKEISNITKLIQDIALQTNILALNAAVEAARAGEQGKGFAVVALEIRNLANNVNEAAGNITNIIEKTLSKIDVGYESVKHSLDILSKIENSANEVSNLLLEVYNSVSTEENSVKEINLAMNELNTITQENSQLVHQSSILGKEVADDTLNVHYKLEYFKLKP, encoded by the coding sequence ATGAAAAAAGGCTTGATGTCTAAATTTATTTTTACTTTTTCAATATTTTTATTTGCATCATTTGTATTGATATATTTGATTTATAAACCAATATATATAGATAAATTTTTAAAAGAAAAGCATTTTCAAACCTTAAACTTAAAAAATATCACTGAAGGTAAAATTAATGAGATAAAAAATACAGTAAATACAGTAATAAATAATCTCGAAGCAAATCCAAATATAGAAACAATAGGAAACTTTTTTACTAATATTGCCAAATCACAAGAAGGATATTTAAATGTATATTATGGAGAAACGGTACCTTATTCTCAAGGGGGTGTTTTTATTAACACATTAACAGAATATGACCGTTCTTATGACCAAACTTCGAGAGATTGGTATAAAAATGCTGTTTTAACTAATGATGTTTATATAAGCGAGCCTTATATAGATTTTATAGTAAATGAACTTACTGTTACATTTAGTAAGGCTGCTTATACTAATAATTCTTTGCTTGGAGTATTTTCTATAGATTTTACAGATATTAATGGAATAATTGAAGATGTAAAAAAAAATTTTGATGGTGAATGTAATATAGTATCACAAGAAGGAATATATATAACACATGATGATAAAAAATATCTATTAAATAAAGATAATAATTTATTTACAGACCCATTATTTGCCAATTTTAAAGATAATTTTTCTTCTCATCTAAATGAAACAAAAATATATAAAGATAAATGGTATAGTATACAAACTCTATCAAATGCTCCATGGATACTTATTTTTAAAGGTGATGCGAGAAACATCAATATTCAATATCATTTGATAATGCTTGTTATATTATTAATTATGATAGTTTTAATTATTATTGAAGTTTTATTAGTATCAAAAGTAATTAAGCCATTAAATCATTCTATAGAAATAATAGATTTGATGAAAGAAGGAAATTTTAATAGTAATTTTAATAAAAAAGATTTATCATTAAAAGATGAATCTGGTCATTTAACTAACTCTTTAAATGATATGCAAGAGAAAATATCTCAAATAGTTTATGGCATAAAATCACATATAGACGGCATTAAAAACTCTACTGCTCAAATATCCAATGGAATTTATAATTTGTCTGATAGAACCTCATCTCAGGCGGCTGCCATAGAAGAAATAACAAGTTCTATAGAAAGCCTTTTTTCATCAATATCAGAGACATCTAAACATAGCAATTTAGTAAAAGATATGGGGATAAAGGTAAGAGATTTTTCAAAGAGCGGAGTAGAAGCGGTTAATAAAATATCTGATAATATGTATGATATATCATCTTCAAGCAAGGAAATTTCTAATATTACAAAACTTATACAAGATATTGCATTACAAACCAATATTTTAGCATTGAATGCAGCGGTAGAAGCAGCTCGTGCAGGAGAACAAGGCAAGGGCTTTGCTGTAGTTGCTTTAGAAATTAGAAACTTAGCTAATAATGTTAATGAGGCGGCAGGAAACATAACAAATATTATAGAAAAAACATTATCTAAAATAGATGTAGGATATGAATCTGTTAAGCATTCTTTAGATATACTTTCAAAGATAGAAAATTCAGCTAATGAAGTATCAAATCTTCTTTTGGAAGTATATAATTCTGTATCTACAGAAGAGAACAGTGTAAAAGAAATTAATTTAGCTATGAATGAATTAAACACTATAACACAGGAAAACTCACAGCTTGTTCATCAAAGTTCTATTTTGGGTAAAGAAGTAGCAGATGATACTTTAAATGTACATTACAAATTAGAGTATTTTAAATTAAAGCCTTAA
- a CDS encoding mechanosensitive ion channel family protein: protein MEYLKETIFYGNSLFKYLISLVLFITSFAIMRICLLILVRLLMKVNVKFQNSFFAALAKSIKRRSIPVILVASIAIAKSTLVLPKVLGGYWGKILAVCIIVFSVLFICDVITNFTDNYLSQKKNVIISDGIITLTKVLVWIIGILTILSNVGVNVTTFITGLGIGGVAVAFAAQSIIADLFNYFVIVFDKPFLKGDFIQIDQDLGTVEYIGIKSTRIRRNTGEQLLISNTNLLASRIQNYRVLEKRRKYMTIGVEYSTPIETLKKIPDLVKSIIESENSTTFYSARFIEFADSSLNFEVIYYVNIADYAEFVKVVENINYKLVEEFAKINANFAFPSRTVYLSKE from the coding sequence ATGGAATATCTAAAAGAGACAATTTTTTATGGAAACAGTTTATTTAAGTATTTAATTTCTTTGGTATTATTTATTACAAGTTTTGCTATTATGAGAATTTGTCTTTTGATTTTAGTAAGACTGTTAATGAAAGTTAATGTTAAGTTTCAGAATTCTTTTTTCGCTGCTTTGGCAAAAAGTATAAAAAGAAGGAGCATTCCTGTTATATTGGTGGCTTCTATAGCTATAGCAAAATCCACATTAGTATTGCCTAAGGTATTAGGAGGATATTGGGGTAAGATATTAGCTGTATGTATAATTGTTTTTTCTGTATTATTTATATGCGATGTTATAACTAATTTTACAGATAATTATTTATCGCAGAAAAAAAATGTTATTATATCTGATGGAATAATTACTTTAACAAAAGTATTGGTATGGATAATTGGTATTTTAACTATACTTTCAAATGTGGGGGTTAATGTTACTACATTTATTACAGGTCTTGGTATTGGAGGTGTAGCTGTTGCATTTGCAGCTCAAAGTATAATAGCCGATTTATTTAATTATTTTGTAATAGTTTTTGATAAGCCTTTTTTGAAAGGAGATTTTATTCAGATTGACCAAGATTTGGGTACTGTTGAATATATAGGAATTAAATCCACTCGCATAAGAAGAAACACAGGAGAACAGCTTTTAATATCTAATACTAATTTACTTGCTTCAAGAATACAAAACTATAGAGTATTAGAAAAAAGAAGAAAATATATGACTATAGGAGTTGAGTATTCTACTCCTATAGAAACGCTTAAAAAAATACCTGATTTAGTAAAAAGTATTATTGAAAGTGAAAACTCTACTACATTTTATAGTGCGAGGTTTATAGAATTTGCTGATTCTTCATTAAACTTTGAAGTGATATATTATGTTAATATTGCAGATTATGCTGAATTTGTAAAGGTTGTAGAAAACATCAACTATAAATTAGTAGAAGAGTTTGCTAAAATTAATGCTAACTTTGCATTCCCTTCAAGAACTGTTTATCTCAGTAAAGAGTAG
- a CDS encoding DUF4384 domain-containing protein — protein sequence MKLKVLIILLLNIFCLYSREQLKISIVDLNYELKNNSPLRKDIVRTINRFPYLKHPYTITVDRMKKRLFKTNELTLQQGLTVASNLKVNVAIIMDSELKLKNTNNIAANNLATNNITNILLTNENIQSYSNDIVNALDKLDNYTSEKKDLNEIIEEKLGEPSNTNNTATNEYELFYNFTVIDIAKGETLKEYKSIASNQANSQISTIGTYLEYYFAKSILDSIVNENRNINLNFEIERITSSNESIIIKDSGEIIENETFKINFNSTEDGYLYILALQNDGNIILMHPNDFNNYMENNNIRKNNIDSNTEYTIPPEGSIFKMVVSAPFGLDSFYAIFMKNEAVWLEEQYFSGDGFKLGNKSRFAEMVIKLKSSLKLKLSNDWQISKIYIVSKPEI from the coding sequence TTGAAATTAAAAGTTCTAATCATATTATTATTAAATATATTTTGTTTATATTCAAGAGAACAACTAAAAATATCTATAGTAGATTTGAACTATGAATTAAAAAATAACTCTCCTTTAAGAAAAGATATTGTAAGAACTATAAACCGTTTTCCATATCTAAAACACCCATACACTATAACAGTTGATAGAATGAAAAAACGGTTATTCAAAACAAATGAATTAACACTACAACAGGGATTAACTGTAGCATCAAATTTAAAAGTTAATGTTGCAATAATAATGGATAGCGAACTTAAACTAAAAAATACAAATAACATAGCAGCCAATAATTTAGCAACAAACAATATAACAAATATTTTGCTAACAAATGAAAATATTCAATCTTATTCTAATGATATAGTAAACGCATTAGATAAATTAGATAATTATACCTCAGAAAAAAAAGATTTAAATGAAATAATAGAAGAAAAATTAGGAGAACCTTCAAATACTAATAATACAGCAACAAATGAGTATGAACTTTTTTATAATTTCACAGTAATAGATATAGCAAAAGGAGAAACTCTTAAAGAATATAAGTCTATAGCTTCAAATCAAGCAAATTCTCAAATTAGTACAATAGGCACTTACTTGGAATATTATTTTGCCAAAAGTATATTAGATTCTATTGTTAATGAAAATAGAAATATTAATTTAAACTTTGAAATAGAGAGAATTACATCAAGCAATGAAAGTATTATTATAAAAGATAGCGGTGAAATAATAGAAAATGAAACATTTAAAATAAATTTTAATTCTACAGAAGATGGCTATTTATATATATTGGCACTGCAAAATGACGGCAATATTATTTTAATGCATCCTAATGATTTTAATAACTATATGGAAAATAATAATATTCGCAAAAATAATATAGATTCTAATACAGAATATACAATTCCTCCAGAAGGCTCTATTTTTAAGATGGTAGTTTCTGCACCGTTTGGGCTAGATAGTTTTTATGCAATATTTATGAAAAATGAAGCCGTATGGTTAGAAGAGCAGTATTTTAGCGGAGATGGATTTAAATTAGGAAATAAGAGCAGATTTGCTGAAATGGTAATAAAATTAAAGTCATCTCTAAAATTAAAACTATCTAATGATTGGCAAATATCCAAAATATATATTGTTTCAAAGCCGGAAATATAG
- a CDS encoding ParB/RepB/Spo0J family partition protein: MSRKGGLGGQGMNALIKSTDKEIKRAVEEAEKNGILEIDISLIDVNPDQPRKVFNEEEIKGLAESIKENGLINPVTLREKDGKYQIISGERRFRAFKYLNKDKVPALVLKNIPDSKMLELTLVENIQRADLNAIEIARSYKKLIYDLNIKQEELANRVGKSRSTISNSMRILELNENIQNLILEDKLTEGHARTILSFSENDEERERFAKEIIEKGYSVRECERIVKESKDVIKENNDTQNKNIKQEHKKDPNIKKLENDLEKIFSTKVNVIDKEGKEGKIIIEYYSADDLSRIMDILDNIHNINTNSIKHTTIEY; this comes from the coding sequence ATGAGCAGAAAAGGCGGACTTGGCGGTCAGGGTATGAATGCCTTAATAAAATCTACCGATAAGGAAATAAAAAGAGCTGTTGAAGAAGCAGAAAAAAATGGAATATTAGAAATAGATATTTCTCTTATAGATGTTAACCCAGATCAGCCGAGAAAAGTTTTTAATGAAGAAGAAATTAAAGGTCTTGCAGAATCTATAAAAGAAAATGGACTTATAAACCCTGTTACATTAAGAGAAAAAGACGGCAAATACCAAATAATATCCGGCGAAAGAAGATTTAGAGCATTTAAATATTTAAACAAAGATAAGGTACCAGCATTAGTATTAAAAAATATTCCTGATTCTAAAATGCTCGAACTTACACTTGTAGAAAATATTCAAAGAGCAGATTTAAACGCAATAGAAATAGCAAGAAGCTACAAAAAATTGATATATGATTTAAATATCAAGCAAGAAGAATTGGCTAATAGAGTTGGTAAAAGCAGAAGCACTATTTCAAACTCTATGAGAATATTAGAGTTAAATGAAAATATACAAAATCTAATATTAGAAGATAAGCTTACAGAAGGTCATGCAAGAACTATACTTTCTTTTAGTGAAAATGATGAGGAGAGAGAAAGATTTGCTAAAGAAATAATAGAAAAAGGCTATTCTGTAAGAGAATGTGAAAGAATAGTAAAAGAATCAAAAGATGTAATAAAAGAAAATAATGATACACAAAATAAAAATATAAAACAAGAACATAAGAAAGACCCTAATATAAAAAAATTAGAAAATGATTTGGAGAAAATATTTTCTACAAAAGTTAATGTAATAGATAAAGAAGGTAAAGAAGGTAAAATTATAATAGAATATTATAGTGCTGATGATTTATCGAGGATAATGGATATACTTGATAATATTCATAATATTAATACTAACTCTATTAAACATACTACTATAGAATATTAG
- a CDS encoding acylphosphatase, which yields MFRVNILLKGRVQGVGFRYYAKQTADAMNIVGKVWNNYDGSVEIEAYIKTKSEIEEFVAKMKKGSPMSSVKESNVVVLACDPPIEDSFEVDN from the coding sequence ATGTTTAGAGTTAATATTTTATTAAAAGGAAGAGTTCAGGGTGTAGGATTTAGATACTATGCCAAACAAACTGCAGATGCTATGAATATAGTAGGAAAGGTTTGGAATAATTATGATGGGTCTGTCGAAATAGAAGCATATATAAAAACAAAAAGTGAAATAGAAGAGTTTGTTGCTAAAATGAAAAAAGGTTCTCCTATGTCTAGCGTTAAAGAATCTAATGTTGTGGTACTAGCTTGCGATCCTCCTATAGAAGATAGTTTTGAAGTAGATAATTGA
- a CDS encoding ParA family protein — MSKIISIVNQKGGVGKTTTAVNLSSIVASMGYKTLLIDIDPQANACLGIGVTRDKMEYGIYDILIGEADIEQVIIETYQENLYLIPSDSDLVGAQIELVGEIGREYKLKKAIEKIRNNYDYVFIDCPPTLGILTLNALTAADSVLIPIQCEFYALDGVGELNNTISLVKENLNPNLYIEGVLLTMYDGRTNLSNDVVREVVNYFKDKTYKTMIPRNVRLSEAPSYGKAITDYDKECIGARSYKEFAKEFIERSK; from the coding sequence ATGTCTAAAATTATATCAATAGTAAATCAAAAAGGCGGCGTTGGTAAAACAACAACAGCTGTTAATTTAAGTTCTATAGTAGCATCTATGGGATATAAAACTTTATTAATAGATATAGACCCGCAGGCTAATGCATGTTTGGGTATAGGTGTTACAAGAGATAAAATGGAATACGGTATATATGATATTCTAATTGGTGAGGCTGATATAGAACAAGTAATAATAGAAACATATCAAGAAAATCTTTATCTCATACCGTCGGACTCTGATTTGGTAGGTGCTCAGATAGAATTAGTAGGTGAGATAGGAAGAGAATATAAATTGAAAAAAGCTATAGAAAAAATAAGAAATAATTATGATTATGTATTTATTGATTGTCCTCCTACTTTGGGTATTCTTACTTTAAATGCTCTAACTGCTGCAGATTCTGTGCTTATACCAATACAATGTGAATTTTATGCTTTGGATGGTGTGGGGGAGCTTAATAATACTATATCTTTAGTTAAAGAGAATTTGAATCCTAATTTATATATAGAAGGTGTATTATTAACGATGTATGACGGAAGAACTAATCTAAGCAATGATGTTGTTAGAGAAGTTGTTAATTATTTTAAAGATAAAACTTATAAGACTATGATACCAAGAAATGTACGTTTGAGTGAGGCGCCGTCTTATGGAAAGGCTATTACGGATTACGATAAAGAGTGTATTGGTGCTAGGAGTTATAAAGAATTTGCAAAAGAGTTTATAGAAAGGTCTAAATAA